In Pseudomonas fluorescens NCIMB 11764, a single window of DNA contains:
- a CDS encoding Hpt domain-containing protein produces MADTHLDRDVLSALQAVMEEEYPTLLDTFLADSEERLSLLHEAGADAKSLEEAAHSFKGSCSNMGALRLAELCNELEQRSKKRSLEGIEKLVGEIDGEFAIIRPLYEAERQRSLTDNATVRRF; encoded by the coding sequence GTGGCTGACACACATCTGGACCGCGACGTACTGAGTGCGTTGCAAGCTGTCATGGAGGAGGAGTATCCGACGTTGCTGGATACTTTTCTCGCCGATTCCGAAGAACGGTTGAGTCTGTTGCACGAGGCTGGGGCGGATGCCAAGTCGCTGGAAGAGGCCGCACACAGTTTCAAGGGCAGTTGCAGCAACATGGGTGCCCTGCGCCTCGCCGAGCTCTGCAATGAGCTCGAGCAGCGAAGCAAGAAGAGGTCTTTGGAAGGCATCGAGAAACTGGTCGGAGAAATCGACGGCGAGTTCGCTATTATCCGTCCCCTCTACGAAGCAGAGCGCCAGCGCTCTCTCACTGACAATGCGACCGTCCGGCGCTTTTAG
- a CDS encoding flagellar hook-length control protein FliK — MPVTPNILLQAAAQAKTQAASANTPALSAEPGDKASSFAQVYATQAQNKPSAASDGSAKPVRDKTPDSPVKTDVGNDKSAAPEPTVADSGKSLPADKPAPSDDKAANEDVADTPVVDAAPADPALDPSLLPALQPVVAAPVAESAPVVATEQPKVEIPVTPTVTTVQTPVAAADSDFDPEADPLDALPAVRMAMEQGGHISAASQAQPKAAPTPAQTQADGEPTSAQNFAAGMAGMLDVQADKDSTSQGGEKAFSGLIDDGLKDLKSATSDTRVDDFANRLAALTQAATPKTANAIPVNQPIAMHQSGWTEEVVNRVMYLSSANLKAADIQLQPAELGRLDIRVNMVPDQQTQVTFMSAHPSVREALDGQMHRLRDMFAQQGMGQVDVNVSDQSRGSQQGQDQAQQSQSGRTNASGGRLDGMDEELAPTVAEVAASATSVIGSSAVDYYA, encoded by the coding sequence ATGCCCGTTACCCCCAATATTCTTCTCCAGGCCGCCGCGCAGGCCAAGACTCAAGCCGCCTCCGCCAATACACCGGCGCTGTCCGCTGAGCCCGGGGACAAGGCGTCCAGCTTCGCTCAGGTTTACGCCACTCAGGCCCAGAACAAACCCTCTGCGGCCTCTGATGGATCGGCGAAGCCGGTGCGCGATAAAACCCCGGACAGCCCCGTAAAAACGGACGTCGGCAACGACAAGTCTGCCGCTCCGGAACCGACGGTTGCCGATAGCGGCAAATCCTTGCCCGCCGATAAACCGGCGCCGAGCGACGACAAGGCCGCCAACGAGGATGTCGCCGATACGCCAGTGGTCGACGCTGCACCGGCCGATCCAGCGCTTGATCCTTCATTGCTGCCAGCGTTGCAACCCGTTGTGGCGGCGCCAGTTGCGGAGTCGGCACCTGTTGTCGCCACTGAGCAACCCAAAGTGGAAATACCTGTCACGCCAACGGTGACGACGGTGCAGACGCCTGTGGCAGCGGCGGATAGCGATTTCGATCCCGAGGCCGACCCTCTCGATGCTCTCCCCGCTGTGCGCATGGCCATGGAGCAGGGCGGTCATATTTCGGCTGCCAGCCAGGCACAGCCCAAGGCAGCGCCGACGCCGGCCCAGACCCAGGCCGATGGCGAGCCTACCTCGGCGCAGAACTTTGCCGCCGGTATGGCTGGCATGCTCGATGTGCAGGCTGACAAGGACAGTACCAGCCAGGGGGGCGAAAAAGCTTTCAGTGGGTTGATCGATGATGGCCTCAAGGATTTGAAGTCTGCCACCAGCGATACCCGCGTCGATGATTTCGCCAATCGTCTGGCTGCACTGACCCAGGCTGCCACGCCGAAAACCGCCAATGCCATACCGGTGAATCAGCCGATTGCCATGCATCAGAGCGGCTGGACCGAAGAAGTGGTGAACCGGGTCATGTACCTGTCCAGTGCCAACCTCAAGGCGGCCGATATCCAGTTGCAGCCTGCCGAACTGGGTCGCCTCGATATTCGGGTGAACATGGTGCCGGACCAGCAGACCCAGGTGACCTTCATGAGTGCGCACCCAAGCGTTCGCGAAGCGCTGGATGGCCAGATGCATCGCTTGCGAGACATGTTCGCGCAACAGGGCATGGGTCAGGTAGACGTCAACGTCTCCGACCAGTCTCGTGGCTCTCAGCAAGGTCAGGACCAGGCGCAACAAAGCCAGAGCGGACGCACCAACGCCAGCGGCGGTCGTCTCGACGGCATGGATGAAGAGCTCGCGCCGACCGTTGCCGAAGTGGCGGCCAGTGCGACCAGCGTCATCGGCTCCAGCGCGGTCGACTACTACGCCTGA
- the fliL gene encoding flagellar basal body-associated protein FliL yields MAKSEAAVKDPATKGKFKLIIVIVVALLLAIGLSVGATWFFMHSAQSKPAAAAEVAPVGKQPAVFEPMAPAFVANYNQNGRQRYMQVSITMQGRNQADLEALKVHMPVIRNNLVMLFSGQDFATLASPVGQEMLRQKATASVQEVAQKELGKVVIEQLLFTNFVLQ; encoded by the coding sequence ATGGCGAAGAGCGAAGCAGCAGTAAAAGACCCCGCAACCAAAGGCAAATTCAAGCTGATCATTGTGATCGTGGTGGCCCTGCTGCTGGCGATCGGCTTGTCCGTGGGGGCGACCTGGTTCTTCATGCACAGCGCCCAGAGCAAGCCTGCCGCCGCGGCTGAAGTCGCCCCGGTCGGCAAGCAGCCAGCGGTTTTCGAACCCATGGCGCCGGCCTTCGTTGCCAACTACAACCAGAACGGCCGTCAGCGTTACATGCAGGTGAGCATCACCATGCAGGGGCGCAACCAGGCCGATCTGGAAGCGCTGAAAGTCCACATGCCGGTGATCCGCAATAACCTGGTCATGCTGTTCTCCGGACAGGATTTCGCGACGCTGGCGTCGCCGGTCGGTCAGGAAATGTTGCGTCAGAAGGCGACCGCCAGCGTCCAGGAAGTGGCGCAGAAAGAGCTCGGCAAAGTGGTCATCGAACAGTTGCTTTTCACTAATTTCGTACTGCAGTAG
- the fliM gene encoding flagellar motor switch protein FliM, with protein sequence MAVQDLLSQDEIDALLHGVDDGLVQTDTAAEPGSVKSYDLTSQDRIVRGRMPTLEMINERFARYTRISMFNMLRRSADVAVGGVQVMKFGEYVHSLYVPTSLNLVKIKPLRGTALFILDAKLVFKLVDNFFGGDGRHAKIEGREFTPTELRVVRMVLEQAFVDLKEAWQAIMEVNFEYINSEVNPAMANIVGPSEAIVVSTFHIELDGGGGDLHVTMPYSMIEPVREMLDAGFQSDLDDQDERWVNALRQDVLDVDVPIGATVARRQLRLRDILHMQPGDIIPVEMPEEMIMRANGVPAFKVKMGSHKGNLALQVIEPIERR encoded by the coding sequence ATGGCCGTGCAGGACCTGCTGTCCCAGGATGAAATCGATGCGCTGTTGCATGGCGTCGATGACGGTCTGGTACAGACCGATACCGCTGCCGAGCCCGGCAGCGTCAAAAGCTACGACCTGACCAGTCAGGACCGCATCGTCCGTGGACGCATGCCGACCCTGGAAATGATCAACGAGCGTTTCGCCCGCTACACCCGCATCAGCATGTTCAACATGCTGCGCCGCTCGGCGGACGTTGCCGTCGGTGGTGTGCAGGTGATGAAGTTCGGCGAATACGTGCACTCGCTGTACGTGCCGACCAGCCTCAACCTGGTCAAGATCAAACCACTGCGCGGCACCGCACTGTTCATCCTTGACGCCAAGCTGGTGTTCAAGCTGGTGGACAACTTCTTCGGCGGTGACGGACGTCACGCGAAGATCGAGGGACGTGAGTTCACCCCCACCGAACTGCGGGTGGTGCGCATGGTGCTGGAGCAGGCCTTCGTCGATTTGAAGGAAGCCTGGCAGGCGATCATGGAAGTGAACTTCGAGTACATCAACTCGGAAGTGAACCCGGCCATGGCCAACATCGTCGGCCCAAGCGAAGCCATTGTGGTGTCGACCTTCCACATCGAGCTCGATGGCGGGGGCGGTGACCTGCACGTGACCATGCCGTACTCGATGATCGAGCCGGTGCGCGAAATGCTCGACGCCGGCTTCCAGTCGGACCTCGACGATCAGGACGAGCGCTGGGTCAATGCCCTGCGCCAGGACGTGCTGGACGTTGACGTGCCGATCGGGGCCACGGTTGCCCGTCGCCAGTTGCGCCTGCGCGACATTCTGCACATGCAGCCGGGGGACATCATCCCGGTCGAGATGCCGGAAGAAATGATCATGCGCGCCAATGGCGTGCCTGCGTTCAAGGTCAAGATGGGCTCGCACAAAGGCAACCTCGCGTTGCAAGTGATCGAGCCGATCGAGCGCCGTTAA
- the fliN gene encoding flagellar motor switch protein FliN produces MANDMNTQDDQALADEWAAALEETGDAGQDDIDALLAADAASSPSNRLPMEEFGSVPKNNDPVTLDGPNLDVILDIPVSISMEVGSTDINIRNLLQLNQGSVIELDRLAGEPLDVLVNGTLIAHGEVVVVNEKFGIRLTDVISPSERIKKLR; encoded by the coding sequence ATGGCTAACGACATGAATACCCAGGACGACCAGGCGCTGGCCGATGAATGGGCTGCGGCCCTGGAAGAAACCGGCGACGCCGGGCAGGACGATATCGATGCCTTGCTGGCCGCCGACGCCGCCAGTTCGCCGTCCAACCGTCTGCCGATGGAAGAGTTCGGCAGCGTGCCGAAAAACAACGATCCGGTCACGCTGGATGGTCCGAACCTGGATGTGATCCTCGACATCCCGGTGTCGATTTCCATGGAAGTGGGCAGCACCGACATCAACATCCGCAACCTGCTGCAGCTCAACCAGGGTTCGGTGATCGAGCTTGATCGCCTGGCCGGTGAGCCGCTGGATGTGCTGGTCAACGGCACGCTCATCGCTCACGGTGAAGTGGTGGTGGTCAACGAGAAGTTCGGCATCCGCCTGACCGACGTGATCAGCCCAAGCGAACGAATCAAGAAGCTGCGCTGA
- the fliO gene encoding flagellar biosynthetic protein FliO codes for MKKVLGVVLALPFSVLAAEPVATVAAAPAVSSGVAGQLTQLVLGLLLVLGLIFFLAWLLRRVQQAGPAGKGQVIELIGSRALGPRDRLMLVQVGNEQILLGLSPGTITALHVLKEPVQVPVTEKATPEFAQRLMELLGKDQKDKK; via the coding sequence GTGAAAAAGGTTCTGGGGGTAGTGCTGGCCTTGCCGTTCAGTGTCCTGGCGGCCGAGCCCGTGGCGACTGTTGCCGCGGCACCTGCTGTCAGCAGTGGTGTGGCGGGACAATTGACGCAGCTGGTGCTTGGTTTGCTGCTGGTGCTGGGGTTGATCTTCTTCCTCGCCTGGCTGTTGCGCCGGGTCCAGCAGGCCGGGCCGGCCGGCAAGGGGCAGGTGATCGAACTGATCGGCTCCCGCGCCCTGGGCCCGCGTGACCGTTTGATGCTGGTGCAGGTTGGCAACGAGCAGATTCTGCTCGGCTTGAGCCCCGGCACCATCACTGCCTTGCATGTGCTCAAGGAGCCGGTGCAGGTGCCGGTTACCGAGAAAGCGACCCCGGAGTTTGCCCAGCGCCTGATGGAGCTGTTGGGCAAGGATCAGAAGGATAAGAAGTAA
- the fliP gene encoding flagellar type III secretion system pore protein FliP (The bacterial flagellar biogenesis protein FliP forms a type III secretion system (T3SS)-type pore required for flagellar assembly.) has protein sequence MGALRIILTLALMLAAPLAFAADPLSIPAITLGTNAQGAQEYSVSLQILLIMTALSFIPAFVMLMTSFTRIIIVFSILRQALGLQQTPSNQILTGMALFLTLFIMAPVFDRVNQDALQPYLAEKLTAQDAVAKAQVPIKDFMLAQTRSSDLELFMRLSKRTDIATPDQAPLTILVPAFVTSELKTAFQIGFMIFIPFLIIDLVVASVLMAMGMMMLSPLIISLPFKIMLFVLVDGWALIIGTLASSFGGVSP, from the coding sequence ATGGGTGCGCTACGCATCATCTTGACGCTGGCCCTGATGCTGGCCGCGCCGCTGGCCTTCGCCGCCGATCCGTTGTCGATCCCGGCGATCACCCTGGGCACCAATGCCCAGGGCGCCCAGGAATACTCGGTCAGCCTGCAGATCCTGCTGATCATGACCGCGCTGAGTTTCATTCCGGCGTTCGTCATGCTGATGACCAGTTTCACCCGGATCATCATCGTCTTCTCGATCCTGCGTCAGGCTCTGGGTCTGCAGCAGACGCCGTCGAACCAGATTCTCACCGGCATGGCGTTGTTCCTGACGCTGTTCATCATGGCGCCGGTGTTCGACCGGGTTAACCAGGATGCCTTGCAGCCCTATCTGGCGGAAAAACTCACCGCGCAAGATGCCGTGGCCAAGGCCCAGGTGCCGATCAAGGACTTCATGCTGGCCCAGACGCGCAGTAGCGATCTTGAGCTGTTCATGCGTCTGTCCAAGCGCACCGACATCGCTACGCCGGATCAGGCGCCACTGACCATCCTGGTGCCGGCCTTCGTCACTTCCGAATTGAAAACCGCGTTCCAGATCGGGTTCATGATCTTCATTCCCTTCCTGATCATCGACCTGGTCGTGGCCAGTGTGCTGATGGCGATGGGTATGATGATGCTCTCGCCACTGATCATTTCCCTGCCGTTCAAGATCATGCTGTTCGTGCTGGTGGATGGTTGGGCATTGATCATCGGTACGTTGGCCAGCAGCTTCGGCGGTGTCTCTCCATGA
- the fliQ gene encoding flagellar biosynthesis protein FliQ, producing the protein MTPEVAVDIFREALWLTTMMVAVLVIPSLLVGLLVAMFQAATQINEQTLSFLPRLLVMLVTLIVAGPWLVQTFMEYILQLYGNIPRVIG; encoded by the coding sequence ATGACGCCGGAAGTTGCGGTAGACATCTTTCGTGAAGCGCTCTGGCTGACCACCATGATGGTTGCCGTGCTGGTGATTCCGAGTTTGCTGGTGGGTCTGTTGGTGGCCATGTTCCAGGCTGCCACTCAGATCAACGAACAGACCCTGAGCTTCCTGCCGCGCCTGCTGGTGATGCTGGTCACGCTGATCGTCGCCGGCCCGTGGCTGGTGCAGACCTTCATGGAATACATTCTGCAGTTGTACGGCAATATTCCTCGGGTCATCGGCTAA
- the fliR gene encoding flagellar biosynthetic protein FliR yields MSLLQLTDTQISTWVASFILPLFRIGAVLMTMPIFGTTLVPTRVRLYFALAITVVVVPGLPPMPQVHALDLSALLLIAEQIIIGALMGLSLQLFFQAFVVAGQIISIQMGMGFASMVDPTNGVSAAVIGQFLTMLVTLLFLGMNGHLVVFEVLTESFTTMPVGSAMLINHFWELANKLGWVLGAAMLLVMPAITALLVVNIAFGVMTRAAPQLNIFSIGFPLTLVLGLVIFWVGLGDILNQYQPLATEALQLLRDMAQAR; encoded by the coding sequence ATGTCACTGCTGCAGCTGACCGACACCCAGATCAGTACCTGGGTCGCTTCGTTCATATTGCCGTTGTTTCGCATCGGCGCCGTCCTGATGACCATGCCGATTTTTGGCACGACCCTGGTGCCGACCCGTGTGCGATTGTATTTCGCGCTGGCAATCACAGTGGTTGTCGTGCCAGGCCTGCCACCGATGCCGCAGGTTCATGCGCTGGATCTGAGCGCACTGCTGCTGATCGCCGAACAGATCATAATCGGCGCATTGATGGGGCTCTCGCTCCAGCTGTTTTTTCAGGCGTTTGTCGTCGCCGGGCAGATCATTTCGATTCAGATGGGCATGGGGTTCGCCTCGATGGTCGACCCCACCAACGGTGTGTCGGCGGCAGTCATCGGGCAGTTCCTGACGATGCTCGTGACCCTGCTGTTTCTCGGCATGAATGGGCATCTGGTGGTGTTCGAAGTGCTGACGGAGAGTTTCACCACGATGCCCGTCGGCAGCGCCATGCTGATCAATCACTTCTGGGAACTGGCCAACAAGCTGGGTTGGGTGCTGGGGGCAGCGATGCTGCTGGTCATGCCGGCGATCACGGCGTTGTTGGTGGTTAACATTGCCTTCGGCGTGATGACTCGGGCGGCGCCGCAGTTGAACATTTTCTCCATCGGTTTTCCCCTGACCCTGGTGCTGGGTCTGGTGATTTTCTGGGTCGGTCTCGGCGACATTCTCAATCAGTATCAGCCCTTGGCCACCGAGGCCCTGCAGCTGTTACGTGACATGGCACAGGCGCGCTAG
- the flhB gene encoding flagellar biosynthesis protein FlhB, with the protein MAESESGQDKTEDPTEKRKKDSRDKGEIARSKELNTLATMMAGAGGLLIYGGGLALDLLEIMRLNFSLPREVLLDPGQMGEYLLHSGKIALLAVQPILLLLLLAAFLGPISLGGWLFAGKSLAPKFSRMNPAAGLKRMFSSTAVIELLKALAKFLLILFVALSVLRSDIDDLLRIAHEPLEQAIIHSVQLVGWSTLWMACGLILIAAVDVPVQLYQSHKKLLMTKQEVRDEHKDQEGKPEVKQRIRQLQREMSQRRMMAAIPEADVVITNPTHYAVALKYDAEKGAAPVLLAKGSDFLALKIREIAVANEVLLLESPALARSIYYSTELEQEIPGGLYLAVAQVLAYVYQIRQHRAGKGKRPEPLKDDLPIPPDLRRDS; encoded by the coding sequence ATGGCCGAGAGCGAGAGCGGTCAGGACAAAACAGAAGACCCCACGGAGAAGCGCAAAAAGGACTCCCGGGACAAGGGTGAGATCGCCCGCTCCAAAGAGCTCAATACCCTGGCAACCATGATGGCCGGTGCCGGGGGATTGTTGATCTATGGCGGCGGTCTGGCTCTGGATCTGCTGGAAATCATGCGCCTGAACTTTTCCCTGCCGCGGGAGGTGTTGCTGGATCCCGGGCAGATGGGGGAGTACCTGCTGCATTCAGGAAAGATTGCCCTTCTGGCGGTCCAGCCGATATTGCTGTTGCTGCTGCTGGCGGCTTTTCTGGGGCCGATTTCCCTGGGTGGCTGGCTGTTTGCCGGCAAGAGCCTTGCACCCAAATTCAGCCGGATGAACCCGGCGGCGGGGCTCAAGCGGATGTTCTCCAGTACGGCCGTGATCGAGCTGCTCAAGGCGCTGGCTAAATTTCTGCTGATCCTGTTTGTGGCTTTGTCCGTCCTGCGCTCGGACATCGATGACTTGCTGCGTATTGCCCATGAGCCGCTGGAACAGGCAATCATTCATAGCGTTCAGCTGGTGGGTTGGAGTACGTTGTGGATGGCGTGTGGGCTGATTCTGATCGCGGCGGTGGATGTTCCGGTGCAGCTTTACCAGAGCCACAAGAAACTGCTGATGACCAAGCAGGAAGTGCGCGATGAGCACAAGGATCAGGAGGGGAAGCCGGAGGTCAAGCAGCGGATTCGCCAGTTGCAGCGCGAGATGTCCCAGCGGCGGATGATGGCCGCGATTCCCGAGGCCGACGTGGTCATTACCAACCCGACGCACTACGCCGTGGCCCTCAAGTACGATGCGGAAAAAGGTGCTGCACCGGTACTGCTGGCCAAGGGTAGTGACTTCCTGGCGTTGAAAATCCGCGAGATCGCCGTGGCCAATGAGGTGTTGCTGCTGGAATCGCCGGCCCTGGCGCGTTCGATCTACTACTCCACGGAGCTGGAGCAGGAAATTCCAGGTGGGTTGTATCTGGCGGTCGCCCAGGTATTGGCCTACGTCTATCAGATCCGCCAGCACCGCGCTGGCAAGGGCAAGCGTCCTGAACCGCTCAAGGATGACTTGCCGATTCCGCCGGATCTGCGGCGCGATTCCTGA
- the flhA gene encoding flagellar biosynthesis protein FlhA, translated as MDRSQFINNARTNVADLSRGNLGVPLLLLVMLAMMMLPVPPFLLDVFFTFNIALSIVVLLVCVYALRPLDFAVFPTILLVATLLRLALNVASTRVVMLHGQDGHAAAGKVIQAFGEVVIGGNYVVGIVVFAILMIINFVVVTKGAGRISEVSARFTLDAMPGKQMAIDADLNAGLIDQNQAKLRRMEVAQEAEFYGSMDGASKFVRGDAIAGLLILFINLIGGMAVGIFQHGMTFGDAGKVYALLTIGDGLVAQLPSLLLSTAAAIMVTRASGSEDMGKQINRQMFASPKALAVAAGLMAVMGLVPGMPHFSFLSMAALAAGGAYLFWKKQNTVKVQALQEVKRQQELLPSPARAQETKELGWDDVTPIDMIGLEVGYRLIPLVDRNQGGQLLARIKGVRKKLSQDLGFLMPTVHIRDNLDLAPSAYRLTLMGVILAEAEIYPDRELAINPGQVYGSLNGITAKDPAFGLEAVWIEVSQRAQAQSLGYTVVDASTVVATHLNQILYKHSSELIGHEEVQQLMQLLAKSSPKLAEELVPGVVSLSQLLKVLQALLAEQVPVRDIRSIAEAIANNAAKSQDTAALVAAVRVGVSRAIVQSIVGTESELPVITLEPRLEQILLNSLQKAGQGSEEGVLLEPSMAEKLQRSLIEAAQRQEMQGQPVILLVAGPVRAMLSRFGRLAVPGLHVLAYQEIPDNKQVTIVATVGPNG; from the coding sequence GTGGATCGCTCTCAGTTTATCAACAATGCCCGCACAAACGTCGCCGACCTGAGTCGGGGCAATCTGGGCGTGCCGTTGTTGCTGCTGGTCATGCTGGCCATGATGATGCTGCCGGTGCCGCCGTTCCTGCTGGACGTGTTCTTCACGTTCAACATTGCGCTGTCGATTGTCGTGTTGCTGGTCTGTGTCTACGCTCTGCGGCCGCTGGATTTCGCGGTGTTCCCGACCATTCTGCTGGTGGCAACGCTGTTGCGGCTGGCGCTGAACGTGGCCTCCACGCGGGTGGTGATGCTCCACGGTCAGGACGGTCATGCCGCCGCGGGCAAGGTGATCCAGGCGTTCGGTGAGGTGGTGATCGGCGGTAACTACGTGGTTGGTATCGTGGTCTTCGCGATTTTGATGATCATCAACTTCGTCGTGGTGACCAAGGGTGCCGGGCGGATTTCCGAGGTGAGCGCGCGTTTCACCCTCGATGCGATGCCCGGCAAACAAATGGCGATCGACGCCGATTTGAACGCCGGTCTGATCGATCAAAACCAGGCCAAACTGCGTCGGATGGAAGTGGCCCAGGAAGCCGAGTTCTACGGTTCCATGGACGGTGCCAGCAAGTTCGTGCGCGGTGATGCCATTGCCGGTTTGCTGATTCTGTTCATCAACCTGATCGGCGGTATGGCCGTCGGTATTTTCCAGCACGGCATGACCTTCGGTGATGCTGGCAAGGTTTACGCGCTGTTGACCATCGGTGACGGTTTGGTGGCGCAATTGCCATCACTGTTGTTATCGACAGCCGCCGCGATCATGGTGACCCGTGCTTCCGGTTCGGAAGACATGGGCAAGCAGATCAATCGCCAGATGTTCGCCTCGCCCAAGGCGCTGGCCGTGGCGGCGGGTTTGATGGCGGTCATGGGCCTGGTGCCCGGCATGCCGCACTTCTCTTTTCTGAGCATGGCGGCCCTCGCGGCCGGCGGCGCGTACCTGTTCTGGAAGAAGCAGAACACCGTCAAGGTTCAGGCCTTGCAAGAGGTCAAGCGTCAGCAGGAGCTGCTGCCATCGCCGGCCCGCGCTCAGGAAACCAAAGAGCTTGGCTGGGACGATGTGACGCCGATCGACATGATTGGCCTGGAAGTCGGCTATCGCCTGATCCCGCTGGTGGACCGCAATCAGGGGGGGCAGTTGCTGGCGCGTATCAAAGGCGTGCGCAAGAAGCTGTCCCAGGACCTGGGTTTCCTGATGCCGACTGTGCATATCCGTGACAACCTCGACCTCGCGCCAAGTGCCTATCGACTGACCCTGATGGGGGTGATCCTGGCCGAAGCGGAGATCTATCCGGATCGGGAACTGGCGATCAACCCGGGCCAGGTCTACGGTTCGCTCAACGGCATCACCGCCAAAGATCCGGCTTTCGGGCTGGAGGCGGTCTGGATCGAAGTCAGTCAGCGTGCGCAGGCACAATCCCTCGGTTACACCGTGGTAGATGCCAGTACGGTAGTGGCAACCCACTTGAACCAGATTTTGTACAAGCACTCCAGTGAGCTGATCGGCCACGAAGAAGTGCAACAACTCATGCAATTGCTGGCCAAAAGCTCGCCTAAACTGGCCGAGGAGCTGGTGCCGGGCGTGGTGTCGTTGTCGCAGCTGCTCAAGGTGCTCCAGGCGTTGCTGGCCGAACAGGTGCCCGTACGGGACATTCGCAGCATCGCCGAGGCGATCGCGAACAATGCGGCCAAGAGTCAAGATACTGCCGCGCTGGTGGCTGCCGTACGCGTCGGCGTATCCCGTGCAATCGTCCAAAGCATTGTGGGGACTGAGTCGGAGCTGCCAGTTATCACTCTTGAGCCAAGGTTGGAACAAATATTGCTCAATAGTCTTCAGAAGGCAGGACAAGGCTCGGAAGAGGGCGTTCTGCTGGAGCCAAGCATGGCTGAAAAACTGCAACGCTCGTTGATCGAAGCGGCGCAGCGTCAGGAAATGCAAGGTCAGCCGGTGATTCTGCTGGTGGCCGGTCCGGTTCGCGCGATGCTGTCGCGATTTGGCCGGTTGGCAGTCCCGGGTTTGCATGTGTTGGCTTACCAGGAAATCCCTGACAACAAGCAAGTGACCATCGTTGCGACAGTAGGGCCCAACGGCTGA